Within Astyanax mexicanus isolate ESR-SI-001 chromosome 2, AstMex3_surface, whole genome shotgun sequence, the genomic segment atcgtgaccctcaaatcgaaaatgaaatcgaatcgaggatttagagaatcgtgacacccctaatacatACTAATGTTTAAAAGATCAGTAATAATTCTCCCAAATCTCTTGAGCTGTGTAGGGGCCTGGAGTGAAATTTAGTGTAATTTCTACAAacaccagtcaccatcattaacaAAACAGAGGCAGTCATTACAGTGTTGACAGTAGTTTTCAAAACCAAAACAATCTGAGTGGTTCTCACGAACATCTATGTATTCAATTCAagattttattgtcacgtcacagagtacaggtgtacatgtgagtgaaaaacttgggtgcagattcccaccaatgcgcaaagaataatatttacaagagagtaataaaataatataaaatatataaaaataggacatacagataacttacagtataaacactatttacaatacacttaattacaataaacatgataacttacactatagacaaatattgcacagaacagatatgcacagatgtagatatgcggatagtgtggaagtagtcagtatgtGACAGTATAGCTATGAATGTATAGCTTAGCGTAAGTATCAAACAGAGAAAGTGTAAGGGCAGTGTTCTGGACCTCATttaaacacagacacagaaaaatgaaaaaacatttttgtgtttCAGATAGTGTTACACTTTTTCAAGCTATGAAGTTAACCCCATTGTCAAATGACCAAAAGAGGTGTGGCAGATATCAGACAGTGACaattagaggccgaccgatcgatcggccagccgatttaatcggccgatttttgttatttttttatcaatcggcatcggccgattttcttatttggccaagccgattttaatccggcacatctgcgggcagctacttggaacgcagcgcaaggtttcaagagtgagcaagactttcaacgggtaaggcatccatttttacaatccagtgtcccaaagtctatattttctctcatgattagtaatctgtgatgttgcttcatttactgaaaaagaatagaatttcaactgcatcggtgttgtagcatttctctccaaacgaaactatgcttagcgttgatggcaggagtgcatttggaatgcgccctgactatgcaaggcaagccctatctataagctctagtataaaataactgacgtctcttcttcagaaacgaaaatctaagtaaataaaatcaaattaacacttgatattttcagtatttaaattatttttagacgaaatgaaaaagggcaggactaaaactgtttaaggatattcgcagcatcagctgcgctgaaataataattactggttagtcaggattattagaggactgtacttctccttatatataaataagctttattgtaaacgaattaataaaacaaatagtttctaaaataatggagttaaaataaaacatctctttttccttcactacaaacagacattaaatcatgccgcctcctgctgttctgctgtaaaactcacccgtttaaagcggtttgcgctgttagatattaaatgaaacgatgagcagaattttctgttttgtcgggttctactttagaaccccctccagacttttctgataaaagctcattttatcctgaacctataaagtccgcgctcttcagctttctcaactcattttccgctcacgcaccgaacctccagtacagctgatgagacgcgtttctctggctaaggagctcatttgaagaagaaaaaaaaaaacagataaagctatatttaaattacagcacctgtctgtttttgcattatttataattttattcttaatttaaacgtcacccatttttgtaaaataatagctgcagccctaatgtgaacattttataacattgtcctcccatgtccattcgttttcaactgcatggagttgaagaagaaatgagctttgccgttttggagtaactatctaaagttgtcacattatggaagtcttcttgcactctgttaaacatattaaaatgaataattaatagactaacagactgcaacaagtcatacatttgttaattagtaggcccctacagtaaattttatataatagccaacataatatttctactataaacatgaatatatagtgtatatagaacatatgttatataatgaataaaataaaatgttatggataatacaatctaaataaaagtaatattttttttattaacatatagtgcatacctgtcaaattttagattaaaaaataagggatattttcctctgtccgcttaaagttgtcccaccagcccaacgtaggttcagtatcccgtacattttaagacaggtttacaaaaaaaatctaaaataacgacatgtgaaccacttacacacaattagatgatcagaatctgaaatgttgcagacattcctacatatgtcattcttttaatacagccaaattaaaaacacttttccaaatatttttttaaaagttaagatttcatgtctttttggcataaatgcactctttttttataatatattttttatttatttaatggattcaaaattgaacaaagggtgcacaaattctgcaaactgaatcttttgatcactccacccctgatcagtttagttaatttttaacatttctagttcaagctgtattttttttttttaaggtttaatctgtgtgttttatttcagagacgagtatttttaagcagctatcagaaaaatctcatcacagtttacatgattagcctaccgttccctttcttttagaaaaatcgctgtatatccagatatgttttaacatcagctgctccgactagctgcctgtggcttccccacactgaccctcctttgcaagctgattggctgtttctcctgaaaggcgggactttctccttgaaccggctgcacgattggttaagagacacagagcagtcagctccctgtctcctcaataatatatatattttttattttaatataatacgggaaatttacgggaaaatactaatacgggaggacagcgggaaagaggagtaaaatacggtagtttcccggccaaaacgggagacttgacaggtatgatatagtgatatagtaacattaaagtcactataaaatgctaaccttattttcaataaattgtgtgaagtttacaactgttgtgcctcctcttactagtatgattttaagcatgccaaataagtataatacgatagcatatcgtcactaaaaatcggcaggtcacatcggccatcggctgactctgaccactaatgatcggtatcggcatcggccttagaaaaacccatatcggtcggtctctagtgACAATGTGACTGTAACtgtaaaacctaaacttaaataaCGTGCAGTCAACATACCACCGTATgccaatttatttacattaatgtaACTCTTGAACCAAACAAACTCAGTAAATTTAGAGACATTACACTCCGTGACACACTCTAAGAGGTCTTCTGATCTTTGCAGACAATAATTCAGTAAAGGAAACCGGCAACAGTAGCTACAGGCCAGCAGTGGGTTGGGTGGACAGGGAGGGAACACTCTCCTTATCTCTGGAGCCAAATGCTCTTCCTTACTAGATTAGAAGACCCCTACTGAGGCATAATGAAACACACTTCAACTATTTAAAGATTAAAGCCCCCTGTAACTTTTAAGCCACATCATCATCCAAATCTACAGACTACTAAGTATTTCCTATCATGCCTGCACTTATTAGTCTACATAATCGACAATGTTAATTACAACAAATTGTCGACTTATTGGTCATTTGTAATTGCAATGCACTACAGTGCTGTGGACAGAAATGCAGTGGGAGAGCAGCAATGAATTCACTCACAGGTTACAcagatgtgattaatcacatattTCTACTGTGCttaatttgttatattttttaatcGACACCACTAGTCATAAATCGCTTTATTATTTGTAATGGGATCTAGTTATCTAGTTTTATGTTAAGGCAGAAACAGGACAACAGTCTGCCATTCACAGGTTGAGCAGACGAGGTAACTTAGTTAAAACATGTAACTATTGGAACAGAAGCTGCGCCCACTGGAAACTATAGACTCTAATCGATTATACGGGGGGAAAACGTCCCATTATCCGACGACTAAAATAGCTATTGGTTGCAGCTCCAGCGACTGTATATGTACACAGGAGCTTTACGGACAGTGGCAGACAATACTTGAGAACAAACCTctagctgggttagctagctagcgtagCTAACCTAACACCTTAACGTACTTCTGAAGACGTTTGACATTTGGCTGACATTtgtaactagttagctaacgtttCATGTTCTTAAGAAACCTAACTTTAGTTAATTACCCTAACGCTAGTTAGCTAACGCTGCGGACCACACATTACGGCTAAAGTTAGTAGTTAAGGGAACGACGCCCGCTGTCCTGCGTCGCTGCTCTTTAATGTCAGCAGAGccgaaccggtgttctgtcgaattctcctaccttgtcgaaccgtgctgccccaatgtatatttaactgtaaaaatacaaaagaagcactattttagggcatgtacccagtgatattccagtagatgtacgttattagatttggattgcataattcattgtaccatggcaaagttatagtaaatatagctcattacaaactgcttttgtatttatttatgataataagtgtaattttttgtTTCCCTTTACACGTTTGTGCAATGACAGttcgtccaggttgtttaatacacataaacccccctaaaccagattaattatacataaaaaacgagaaataattaaatagtgtaggtcggcgcatgcgcagtaactttgggaagcatgtatcgatgggtaggaaaattcgacagaacaccggcagcTTTAGCTTTAACAGCCCGTTATGTCAATGCTAGCTAGTTAGCCTGTCGGCTAATGAGAGGGGGATTTTAAATAGCTCCTCTCCTAACCGACACCGCCGCTGTGTGAAGAGCTACTCACACTCCTCGCTGACAGGCTATAAACCCCGGGGTAAAGAGTTATTATCGCAGGCTGGAGGAGAGGGCTCTTACCTTGCTGTGAGGAAGTGAGCGCCATGATGACTTCTGAGATTAACACGACTCTGCTCGAGAGGAGTGTGGTAACGCCTCCCCCACATCCAGCCAATTAGCGACAGGAGTGAGGTCAAAGCCACGCCCACCTGCCCAATGCAGTGGCGTAACAACAGCGCCGGATGTGGCGCTGATAGAAACCTCTAGATAGAAACTCTAGAGAGGAGAACTCCAACTTTATTATAATGTATTCCTGTAGCCCGGGCTTTGTCATACCACCAGGGGCGCTcccgagtccaaaatgaatgggtttaaaTGGAGTGAGCAAAATAAGagtttgtaaatgtttaataatttttataCAGGATAATGTACACATTCTCTCAATACAGAGCAAAGTCAAACGTTTTAGTACCGCATACATTATTTTAAAGCTCTTAACCTTCAGATAAAAGCCTTTTAAAACTGCTCTGACCGTAACTCCAGCATTAGCTTACCGACCAGTCAACTCACAGTAGCACCAAATGCTAGCGTCTTTACTGCTTAAAATCATTTTGCTGTAGACAAATGGGCACATACAGGCTGGTTTCATTTGCTTTCCAACTAAAACGTAATTCTACATTCTAAAACTAAAGGAAAACTTTTGACAAGTAGTTAGACAGTATGATTATTTTGAGTTTTTAGCCCTTAAGCTCCATTTACCCATTCACTAAGGACTCTCCCACGGGCTCCCTCTGGCGGTTTTTAGTCATTTTTGATCTAACGGGGGAAATAGGAAATGGGTAGGCTCTCCATAACCCGGCTCTGTAGAAACCTCCACAGAACAGCGTGACTTTATCATGGAGCCGGACAGTCCAGTTTAAAGGCCGTGAGAGACATTAATTCACCCCTCTGTCTAACATGCTGAGGTTCGCTGCCGTGTTTAAAATCGCGGACGTGTGTTAGTTATCAGGGCTCGAGTGGGAGGAGGAGATCATGTCGAGCTGACCTGGTGAGTGAGTTCAGATTGACATGATGTTGAGAGGTCAAAGAGGAGCTGTCTGCATGTAGCAAGCTGACCACAACGCTAACTACAGAGGATAGGAAGCGAGTAAAGGGGAAGATGAGCCGCAGTCAGCTCGAATAAACGCGCTTTGTTAAGACTGATTAAGGTCAGATGTTGTTCGGTTAGTGCTGCAGCTCCATGAGTCGGTTGTAGCTGGTGGGCCTGAGAAATCCTGGAGGGTGGAGGTCTGGTAGTAGCAGAAATGGTGTGTAGAACATCCACAGTGAAGAGTACGCTGTTGGGGAACACAAATAAGTATAAGGTTTATCAGTTCAGTTTAACCTAAAATGCTTTAcgtgttttattaaaaaatgcgtaaaataaaaactaaataaagaaaatcttaAGTTGGCTTGAAAATACTGCTGTTGGAGTAAATGGTGCTAAAAATTTCGGCTATTGGAGCTGTGTTCAAAAACACTTGGATAAATGGTGGAATGCTTATAATTTTGTCTCTAGATTAGTATCCAAAAACCTAATATGTCACAGAAAATGGGTTGAGTGTTTCTAAGAATTTTGTGGTTCTAGCTAAAACTAAAACGTAATTTTTTGACAAACTTTTTTTGCGGACACTTTGAATGGAATCCTATGGGATAATATTCAAGCATAAAAGCGTTGGCTGTACGAAAAATGCACAACATATTGCTccaaaaaaaagcacaagcaacttaatCCTGTTCTTCGATTCTGCAAGATTTCTCGTTTTACGTTGAAAGCTGTGGGAGTTGATGGTGAAtaaatttttttacaaataaaggaATAAGAATAAGATCACGAAGAACAGTAAATTGgattttccaagccaacttaatattACAAAACAGTAAGCTATatgaacaaaaacagtacattttGGGCCTAAACATAAAAAAGAATGTAAAACCTTTTTTACAATTTCGATAGAAAATTACTAATTTGACAGagcaacaaaatgtttttttgttttgttttggtgtttttggccATTTTTTGCTACATAACTTTGGTTTGTTAAATATTTGATGCATCCCTAAAAAGAAGTATAATACCAGTCAGATGTTTGAACAAACCTtaccatttaatgtttttctttgtttctttattttatttttacattgtcaattaagacatgaaaacaattaaggggcacatatggaattacgtagtaaacaaaaaaaggtttgtcctccacaatgccctgacctaaatcctaaaATTGAGATgattgatttaggatgagctggtgCACAGTGtggaggaaaagcagcaactattgttcagcacctccagaaaaaaacaaacacatttaacactaaatatttttaattatcacAAGAGTTCACACATAGTCTGAATGTGCCTTTTGAAAATATTTCAGTTTAAACCttattatgtaaaatatgttACCTTAACCATTATTAAGTTCTTtaagtctgtgttttttaagctTTGAGTTGTATAAGGTTGTGAAGGTATCAGGTGGGTAAAGGTATTTGCCCTTTTGAACAATTCACAAAACGCATCTCGCGCTAATAATTTCAGTGTGGTGGGCTTGCCTCACCTTTGCACTGATCATGTGAAGACCTTTGGTCTCTTGACACTGCTGGGTGTGCTATAATAACATACTAGCTAAACAAAACTCCAAGCCTTCAACATCTGTTTGATTCAACCCTTCTTTCTTATCCTGTTCACAAGTCCCAGCCTAATTTCTAATGTGTTGTGTAAATGGAATTTCAGGACACTGGATACGCcttaaaaatcagtgtttttaaaattattaaaaaaagttatgtgttgtagattaataataatttcatttacactatgaagaaaaatatgtaattatctagtaaaaaggtgttaaaaaaatcagaatgttatatattttagattcttcatagTAGGCATGCCTTGCTTAGATGACAAAATCTTGGGATTTGCTTTATGAGGTACAGTCACCTGCAAGGCCTTTTTGATTTAACagttgtgctgaacttgttaagagttaattacttgaatttcttgcctcttgatgtgtttgagagcataagtttgtgttgtgaagagatagagttggtatacagtaaatagtaggggagtgacgagacactaataccacgagacgagacgagacacgatattgggttcacgataacgagacgagacgagatttaaaaataaaattttaaagaaaacttttttttttttctttggacaaaatcatataccgcaaacttaacagactggtttctctcacacattgattctataaggaatagaaataacacaattaaatccttctcagtagtttatcggtttgggtccgcattggacaacgtttgggtccggaccgcggtccgcccattttcctcttctgctgagagctgctctcacactcgctgctactgggttcagtcaatcagatccctcttaaaaagtccacattaaactttttttttctctcgcgagacaggtttaagcttgacgagaaatatcgtcaaatttaatctcgcgagatctcgtggcatgatatctcgtcacacccctagtaaatagccatatttgagtaaagttctaatatatattatggcaaaaaatactcaactaagtacagaAAAATACTCTAAGAAATaagggtcagtcaatctgaaagacTTAACAGTTTTAAAAGTGTCCTCATGTGCAGTCGCAAGGACCAAAATGCTTTGAAGAAACTGGCTGTCATTGAGACTTCACAGagaaaagaagaccaagagttatctctgttgcacagaataagttcatcagatttaccagcttcagaaaccacaagttaacagcaccccagataaaagtaaattggtttgtttaacagtttaggttactacatgatttctcaTGTATTCCTTTAtagcctggatgacttcagtgttcatttagaatgtagggaaaaaaagaaaaaaatgattcagaaaatgtgtcccaacttttgactggtactctatactTGAGCTTTACAGTTAGTTTTTTCTGTTGACCTTATCCTCTTTATTGTCTATATGTCTGCAGATTAATGGACAGGTGTGGTGGTGCAAGGCCTGTCAGGTGAAGAATAATATCAGCTGGAATAATGCAGCAGAAACGGAATATCCGGATTATAGAATGGGAGGACCTGGACAAAAGGAAGTTTTACTCCCTTGGTGTATTCATGACCTTGACAACTCGTGCTACTGTTTACCCCTTCACCCTAATCCGAACTCGACTTCAGATTCAGAAGGGAAAGTCGCTCTACAACGGCACTTTTGATGCCTTTTGTAAGATCCTGAAAGCAGAAGGGATGCAGGGACTGTATCGGGGCTTTATGGTCAACACCTTCACACTGATCTCAGGGCAAGCCTACATCACCACATATGAGCTGGTGAGAAAGTACGTGTCTCAGTATTCCTCCAGCAACACTCTTAAGTCACTGGTTGCTGGGGGCTCAGCTTCACTGGTGGCCCAAAGCATCACTGTTCCCATTGACGTTGTCTCCCAGCAGCTCATGATGCAAGGCCAGGGAGAACATCTCACACGCTTTAAGCTCAAGTCCAAGATGGTGGTGGCCACATCTAAACATAAAGTGACTTTCGGACAGACCAAGGACATTATGGTGCAGATATTTGCAGCAGATGGTTTTCAGGGGTTTTATCGTGGATATGTGGCCTCACTCCTCACCTACATCCCCAACAGTGCCTTGTGGTGGCCTTTTTATCACTTTTATGCAGGTAAATTATATGCTGGTGAATGTCCTTCCTAATGCACAGTCTTGTCACTGAACAATGTTCTCTTAAGTATGTAACTTTTTCTTCAGAGCAGGATGTTCACAGAGAATGGCCAGACCATATACTAGATATCTCAAGCTTGTTTTAAGTGTAGTTATAAGATGGATCGATGGattgatagatactttattgatcccgaataGATAGATATCTTGAAGCTCCAGGATCAAGTACATTCAACTGCGTTAAAGTTCTCACATTCATTGAAACATATTGTTTTTTaacccaacattttttgtttatgaAAACACATACTTTTGGTTTAAACCATGGTTAAAGGCACCTTTTACACCTGTCTTGTTTGGTCAAGACCTTTTAGAGTTTGGTCTTAGCCACAAGAGCAGGTATGAGAGGTGCCTTTAACCACAGTTCAAACCAAAGGCACAACATCGGTCTGAACAAAATCGGAGTCTTACTTCCACGGTCCAGTTTATTTGCAGACTTTTGCACCCAAAACAAGAAGTTAAAGCAGGCTGTCATTTTTTTAAtggcataaaaataaatgttgtgccaaaatctgactgcCCTTTGCATATAAGCATGATAGATTGTACTTTTGTTTACCGCGTCTTCTGTAACTGAacattaacccttatttataaacagaaataaaggaaTTCAATAGTTATCCTCTACAATCATGATGCTGCATAAGACATCATGATATCATAATAAcacttaaaaatgcattttgtcaaattgaaaacacaaaaatatctgTCGCATATCTGTGTACAAAGTATAGAAAAGTGCATTCCACACGGTGATGAAAGTTTTTAGACCAAATGTatagaatgtttaaaaaaaaccaaaaaaaaaacagtaacccTATTTTGGACTCTTGACACAAAAGTTCTGTTTGCTTACATATGAATTAGTTTTGCTCACTGTTTAGAAGCAATTTTTACCTGTTGTACTTCATTTCAAATCAGCTCCAGGTGGTACAGGTTGGTTTGAAAATGCTTGTgcatgacagtttttaatagtgccacTTACATCGAGTTAATGTCAGATCTGGACTTTAACTATGTAGACTTTGTAGAAGGTTTTCTGTTTGGTGCTGCTGAAACAACAAGTATCTCCCAATATTTTGTTTTCAACTGACAAAAGCAGAGTGTCTTATAGTATCTTCCTGTTTTTTGCACAATTCATTAGTCCTGCAGTATTGACAAGATGTCAAGAACcccacaacatgatgctgccTGTTATTCCCATATTTCAGTGTTGGGATTGTGGTAGAAGGACTTCAGAGTAAATGAGGAGCTGAAAATTCTCAAAGTGTACTGTAGCCTTGAAATACTATTTCTAGGCCTACCATATCTAGACACATGTTGggtgtgttcatttattttcAGTGTAAATACGCTTGTCATGGCAGCATACTGAGAACAAGGAGACAAAAAATAAGATTTGTAAAGCCATCTTACTGTGTTTGGcctgtttttatttcattgtcAAATTGATGTTTAGGTTCCGAACGGCTTATGTGTTAAGTTTAAACCAGTTATCATAACCAGTTATTAAATGGCCCAATGCCCAGGGTGTAGGTTACTGTGTTTCTGTTATTGTATTAAAAAAGACTTCTGTGCACTTCTTAACTCCTATTACTTATATACATTGTTgctgtaattttggagcatttctgttggtccaatAATTATGACATTTGGGACCAGTGTAAACAACTGccagataaattatttattatatcataTAGTGTTGTGTTTGTATAATGTCTGATGAATTATGTCCTGTCTGTCTCTAAAACAGAGCAGCTATCCAGGCTGGCTCCCTCTAACTGCCCTCATCTGCTTCTGCAGGCTGTGGCTGGGCCCATGGCTGCAGCCACTGCCTCCACCATTACAAACCCTATGGATGTAGTGAGAGCCAGAGTACAGGTATCACAACGTCATTGTCATTCTACTCACAAACGTAAAGTACATTtagaacacatttttgtttatatgACTGTAACACACTGGCCCACTGGTATAACAATTAAGTTAATGCATAGTCCCATTAATGGTATCTGTTTATTTGCACGGCATTTCCGGAATGTCTAAGATGCATTCTAAAGCTGCACAGCTGCAGTTTATAAGAGCTTTTTTGAGAAGGCTTTTTGAAAGCATTACAGTCGTGCACTCAGTACACTCAAGCAGTATTCTGTCCGATTACGTAAAatcaaaatactgaataatataaatactgatacataCTACTAAATATAATACGGTAAGTGTGGATCCACCAACgtaactaaaaataaattattccAGTAAAGGTAGAAGTAAACACAGATCAGTAAGCATGCAACATCTTTCACTGCAAtatgagcatgtgcagtagtcacattgcaggacttGCAATATCATATAAGTctaattttaataaatgttacaacttttttgctgcttgatGCGAGAGGCAAATACACACTGTTGATCTTCCAAAACATATTTATATCAAAGACAGATTTAAATCTCATTATCTTGAGATAAAACTGACCGAGCGTAGAGGAAGGTGAAACTGCAGATTTGAACACAGTTTAGGGTAGGGGTACTCATTCCTGGTTCTGAAGATCTACCCTCTGGAGATTTTTGATCTATAACCCGTTGTCTAGAATGTTCTCATGTCCCTAACAgagaatgtttttctttattttcactgGGAGAATCCTTAGAAAATGTCTTATGAACAGGGGCATCGGGTGAATTTCAAAGTACCCCTAGTTTGAGgctaaaaacaagtatttaaatGTATTCCCCATCTAAGGACAGTTCCACATTCTAGTATGTGATCCAGTTGATGCTTTTGATTCCATATTTAgtagaaagtaaaagaaaatggTTTCCTATTCTTATTCCTATTCCTATTCAAAAGATTGTCCTTAAGGCAACAGCTAAAATTCTTAAAGCAGTACAGCAAAGCGGTTCTAGATAATTTAATACACTAGTCAAAGTGAGCTATTTAtaatcagtttttgtttttttaaacatcttattTATAAGATAGTCACATCATCTTATTTATTAGGAATTTTATACCTACATGTAGATCTTAgctctataaatatttttttgtaaaatataaagCTTGCTTCTAACAATTTTAAAGTGCACAAGACTAAAATATATTGTGTAGGCCAGAGAAGGCATAAATTAAAGTTGTAGGAGTTTAAATACTACTCTCTGGTGTCTTCTGCTTGTGTCAGTGGTTTATCCAAACGAGTGTATTAAGAAGGAAACCTAAAGAATTTTCCATAGTTCTAAATTTATCATTTCCTCCAAGGTTGAAGGCCGCTCATCTGTGATTGAGACGTTTAAGCAGCTCTTGGCAGAGGAGGGAATGTGGGGGCTGACGAAGGGTCTGTCTGCACGCATCATCTCCTCGACTCCAACCTCCATCCTTATCGTCATTGGCTACGAGACACTGAAAAGGCTCAGTCTGAGGCCTGAGCTGGTTCACACCAGACACTGGTGATATGCAGAGCCCAGGAGTGGATTCTGAAACACAGTCCAGGACAACTTTACCTCAGAGCTGAGCTTTATGGACTGGACCTCTCTTTTTAGGCCTCTTTGCCTTTTAAACAGTTGCCTTTTGGGATATTTTAACGTGTGGTCAGGCTGCATGGATTTTAAAACAGGGATTTTGGAAAGAGGACCAGGAGAAATTTGTGCAGtgctaatatttttttctggattATGTAGAGAtatgtattttataatttttttagctTGGATGTTATggcctgattgtgtgtgtgtgtgtgtgtgtgtaatggtgctTCATAGTGGACCCATCCAAAACCAGCATTTCCAGCTACACTACACTAAATTTAACAGTCAGTTTTTAAATCTGGTAAGAATTAAAACTGTATTCATGCACACTAGTCAGGCCACAAAATCTATATGGCTCCACTTTTGCATTTACACATGCTGTTTAAATGTCACAGGGTCTCTGCTTGTCAGATAACATCTTTCCTTTC encodes:
- the slc25a44a gene encoding solute carrier family 25 member 44a; translation: MQQKRNIRIIEWEDLDKRKFYSLGVFMTLTTRATVYPFTLIRTRLQIQKGKSLYNGTFDAFCKILKAEGMQGLYRGFMVNTFTLISGQAYITTYELVRKYVSQYSSSNTLKSLVAGGSASLVAQSITVPIDVVSQQLMMQGQGEHLTRFKLKSKMVVATSKHKVTFGQTKDIMVQIFAADGFQGFYRGYVASLLTYIPNSALWWPFYHFYAEQLSRLAPSNCPHLLLQAVAGPMAAATASTITNPMDVVRARVQVEGRSSVIETFKQLLAEEGMWGLTKGLSARIISSTPTSILIVIGYETLKRLSLRPELVHTRHW